Proteins found in one Candidatus Nitrospira nitrificans genomic segment:
- a CDS encoding DJ-1/PfpI family protein: protein MQVAILLYDGMTALDAIGPYEVLQSPTLGTDVRFVAREKGVKRTDFGRLRLTADYTLDETISPDILVVPGTAFPQAVMGDQLVLEWIARVHRTTKWTTSVCTGALGLAAAGVLQGLKATTHWLALDVLKQFGAVPTKERVVRDGKILTAAGVSSGIDMALTLVAEEFGADAAQLTQLLIEYDPQPPFDAGSPDKAPSAIVDAARKEFSKLVVMP from the coding sequence CTGCAAGTGGCCATACTGTTGTACGACGGCATGACCGCGCTCGATGCGATCGGCCCCTATGAAGTCCTTCAGTCGCCGACGCTCGGTACCGACGTGCGCTTTGTGGCGCGCGAGAAGGGCGTGAAGCGCACCGACTTCGGGAGGCTGCGTTTGACGGCGGACTATACGCTCGATGAAACCATCAGCCCCGATATCCTCGTGGTGCCAGGAACTGCGTTTCCACAAGCCGTGATGGGCGATCAGTTGGTCCTCGAATGGATTGCACGGGTGCACCGCACGACCAAGTGGACCACGTCGGTCTGTACCGGCGCTTTAGGTCTGGCAGCCGCCGGTGTGCTTCAGGGCCTGAAGGCTACCACGCATTGGCTCGCGCTCGATGTTTTGAAACAATTCGGCGCCGTTCCAACCAAAGAGCGTGTCGTTCGCGACGGCAAGATCCTCACTGCCGCCGGGGTTTCCTCCGGGATCGATATGGCCCTCACCCTGGTTGCCGAAGAGTTTGGCGCCGATGCGGCGCAACTCACCCAACTGCTCATTGAATACGATCCCCAGCCGCCGTTTGATGCCGGAAGTCCCGACAAAGCGCCGAGCGCGATCGTGGATGCGGCACGTAAGGAGTTCAGCAAGTTGGTCGTCATGCCATAA
- a CDS encoding P-loop NTPase family protein, giving the protein MVQRIHILGGPGSGKTYAAGRLSRMLQIPAHDLDGLFWDVQADRYGRRAAEDGRDTKLAGIARQEQWIVEGVYYTWLKPVFERADLIAVLQPHVFMRDLRIVRRFGYRKLGISTSKQEGFGDLYRLLLWNHQYDTANLKRAMECIEPYVHKFIHCRSADELVSRVLKSVNQSIV; this is encoded by the coding sequence ATGGTTCAACGTATTCATATTTTGGGTGGACCTGGCAGCGGAAAGACTTATGCGGCTGGTCGTCTATCTCGAATGCTGCAGATTCCGGCTCACGATTTAGATGGATTATTCTGGGATGTGCAAGCAGACCGCTATGGTCGTCGGGCTGCTGAGGATGGACGCGATACGAAACTTGCCGGCATTGCTCGGCAGGAACAATGGATCGTCGAAGGTGTTTACTATACATGGCTGAAGCCTGTTTTTGAACGAGCAGACCTCATCGCAGTGTTGCAGCCACATGTGTTCATGCGTGACTTGAGAATTGTGAGGAGGTTTGGATACCGCAAATTGGGAATCAGTACTTCAAAGCAAGAAGGATTCGGAGATCTATACCGTCTTTTGCTTTGGAATCATCAGTATGATACGGCCAATCTGAAACGTGCGATGGAATGCATCGAGCCATATGTGCATAAGTTTATTCATTGCCGCTCAGCGGACGAGCTCGTCTCCCGCGTCCTGAAGTCGGTGAATCAATCGATAGTATAG
- a CDS encoding 6-phosphofructokinase, producing the protein MSHPLDFVTVEGLLVYGRALARRASERGLVEPPSIEPSADEIDRVRTKMERLRSFVERAASGFATADTYRSAREGLIDDQLVFFAAWNALLAEGSLQPLLRAAIGSVAKPTYRRPVAIVPRAQLTPTLAEGRIVLELGDDRFWLLPLDLADRTLFFTMRHGVSQVDSKTHRVGRRLPNQLDRERGVAKADAVGAALAHMIGLVGQQLDFLHLANYLDPRTFLHCISRSPNTKQLYERVSATLLQGASASEPIVEPALESSDFGWVTGLEKSVELEEAAQAFGVETSTAKRLMKDPLYCYPAGNSFFDLYVDVIDGLHRLGSAQKGGVACLYTHSSTLRALMIYLDPRPFHEAFSEFSDYKESQDNVVLLTVEQGRMSGYSTAVGLSERERVARNTWVTVETARKDRVTLKPRFLKRIVALVSGGDFAGAGAALKELHVTGQRMGLEVYFVRHGYLGLANNWIERVTDEHTRGLGSHPSSPIGSSRFEEFKQEAVQHVAMRHLEPYVRDGALIVLGGDGSMRGARAIYEEFGVQVVGIPGSIDNNLEGTISLGFQSAVTLADQSIESLKATSAAMGSVFFVEIMGAGSGHLALACAYQARAEGLLVNEHPDPNAYIDEVILGTLKRTLGVPNKSHLFVVAERTPHRHHKDGGVHGLVDYVAGVIARWPERQSRPDHYPLTPATKATILGHTLRGARPIPEDKAIAQHLAHEVVHRLIDSPEDIVGCLLAYRERGSISPIPLHAVTSKQFDWDVFSRMHGSTRVS; encoded by the coding sequence ATGAGTCACCCGTTGGATTTCGTCACCGTTGAAGGACTTCTTGTCTATGGTCGCGCCCTTGCTCGCCGGGCATCGGAGCGGGGACTCGTCGAACCTCCATCAATAGAACCATCCGCCGATGAGATTGATCGCGTCCGGACCAAGATGGAGCGGCTTCGCTCGTTCGTTGAGCGCGCTGCGTCCGGGTTTGCAACCGCAGACACATACCGATCAGCTCGGGAAGGTCTCATCGATGATCAGCTGGTATTTTTTGCGGCATGGAACGCGCTTCTGGCGGAAGGCTCGCTGCAGCCGCTGCTCCGAGCGGCGATCGGGTCGGTGGCCAAACCGACCTATCGGCGCCCGGTCGCCATTGTGCCGCGCGCGCAGCTGACCCCCACGCTGGCGGAAGGCCGCATTGTTCTGGAACTGGGCGACGACCGGTTTTGGTTGTTGCCGCTCGATCTTGCAGACCGAACGCTGTTTTTCACGATGCGCCACGGCGTGTCACAGGTGGACAGCAAGACCCATCGCGTCGGACGCCGCTTGCCGAATCAATTGGATCGAGAACGAGGTGTAGCCAAAGCCGATGCGGTCGGAGCGGCGCTCGCCCACATGATCGGCCTGGTGGGACAGCAGCTGGATTTTCTGCATCTCGCGAATTACCTCGATCCGCGAACCTTCCTCCATTGCATCAGCCGCAGCCCGAATACCAAACAACTCTATGAACGGGTGTCTGCGACGTTACTGCAAGGAGCGTCCGCGTCCGAACCCATCGTCGAGCCTGCACTGGAATCGTCGGATTTCGGCTGGGTCACGGGATTGGAAAAGTCGGTGGAGCTCGAAGAGGCCGCGCAGGCGTTCGGCGTGGAGACCTCGACGGCCAAGCGGCTGATGAAAGATCCGCTCTATTGTTATCCGGCCGGCAATTCTTTCTTCGACCTCTATGTCGACGTCATCGATGGTCTCCACCGATTGGGCTCCGCGCAGAAGGGAGGAGTCGCCTGCCTCTACACTCACAGTTCCACCCTGCGGGCCTTGATGATCTATTTGGACCCACGTCCGTTCCATGAAGCGTTCAGTGAGTTCAGCGATTATAAGGAAAGCCAAGACAATGTGGTGTTGCTCACGGTCGAACAGGGCCGGATGTCCGGCTATTCAACGGCGGTTGGGCTGTCCGAACGGGAGCGGGTCGCGCGCAACACTTGGGTGACAGTGGAGACGGCGAGAAAAGATCGCGTCACGCTCAAACCTCGATTCCTCAAGCGGATCGTGGCGCTTGTCTCCGGAGGTGATTTTGCCGGCGCCGGCGCCGCGCTAAAAGAATTGCATGTGACCGGCCAACGCATGGGGTTGGAGGTCTATTTCGTTCGGCACGGCTATCTGGGTCTGGCCAACAATTGGATCGAACGCGTCACCGACGAACATACGCGCGGCCTGGGCAGCCATCCCAGCAGTCCCATCGGCAGCAGCCGCTTCGAGGAGTTCAAACAGGAGGCCGTGCAGCATGTAGCCATGCGCCATTTGGAACCCTACGTCCGTGATGGCGCGTTGATTGTGCTGGGGGGCGACGGCAGCATGCGAGGAGCTCGGGCCATTTACGAAGAGTTCGGGGTACAGGTGGTCGGCATTCCAGGCAGCATCGACAACAATCTCGAAGGAACCATCTCTCTCGGCTTTCAGTCCGCCGTGACGTTGGCGGATCAGTCCATCGAATCTCTCAAAGCCACCAGCGCGGCGATGGGCAGTGTGTTCTTCGTGGAGATCATGGGCGCTGGGTCAGGCCATCTTGCGTTGGCCTGCGCCTATCAGGCGAGAGCCGAGGGGTTGTTGGTCAATGAACATCCCGACCCGAATGCCTATATCGATGAGGTGATCCTCGGCACGCTCAAGCGGACATTGGGTGTGCCGAACAAGAGCCATCTCTTCGTCGTCGCCGAACGGACGCCGCACCGTCATCATAAGGACGGCGGTGTCCATGGGCTGGTGGACTATGTCGCCGGAGTGATCGCACGGTGGCCGGAACGGCAATCGCGCCCCGATCATTATCCGCTCACGCCGGCCACCAAAGCCACGATTCTTGGCCACACGCTCCGGGGTGCTCGTCCAATACCGGAGGACAAGGCGATTGCGCAGCATCTTGCCCATGAAGTGGTGCATCGGCTGATCGACTCGCCTGAGGATATCGTCGGCTGTCTCTTGGCCTACCGTGAACGGGGATCAATCAGTCCGATTCCACTCCATGCGGTCACATCGAAGCAGTTCGACTGGGACGTCTTCAGTCGGATGCATGGCAGCACCCGCGTCTCGTAA